A window of the Dehalococcoidia bacterium genome harbors these coding sequences:
- a CDS encoding HAD family hydrolase — MIKAIFFDLFNTLVTTDPTPEDHRRRACRECGIEVSNENLRRGFWTAGDFFSQEDARLPLEKRSPEERENLWTDYEAILLREAGVNVSRDVVIKIRASLQKMTHRMMLFEDALPTLALLRGRGLKVGVISNLHTSVEDFCAELGLGSHLDFALTSHEVGFAKPRPEIFRAALGCANARASEAIHVGDQYHADVTGAQGAGIKPLLLDRDGLLFQHHDCQRIRGLGEILNYL, encoded by the coding sequence CTCGTCACCACTGATCCCACACCGGAGGATCATCGCAGACGGGCATGCCGTGAATGCGGTATCGAGGTGAGCAACGAAAACCTCCGGCGGGGCTTTTGGACAGCCGGCGATTTCTTCAGCCAGGAAGATGCCCGATTGCCGCTGGAAAAACGCTCCCCCGAGGAGAGAGAAAACCTGTGGACCGACTATGAGGCGATCCTGCTGCGAGAGGCTGGCGTGAACGTCTCAAGAGATGTGGTTATCAAAATACGAGCGAGCCTTCAGAAAATGACCCATCGGATGATGCTGTTTGAAGATGCGCTGCCCACACTCGCGCTGCTCCGCGGCCGCGGCTTGAAGGTTGGGGTCATCTCCAATCTCCACACGAGCGTAGAAGATTTTTGTGCCGAGCTTGGCCTGGGTTCCCATCTGGATTTTGCGCTCACTTCCCATGAAGTCGGTTTTGCCAAACCGCGGCCGGAGATATTTCGCGCTGCGCTCGGATGCGCCAACGCCCGAGCCTCAGAGGCGATCCATGTGGGAGATCAATACCATGCCGACGTGACCGGAGCACAGGGAGCAGGGATTAAGCCACTCTTGCTGGATCGTGACGGGCTCCTTTTTCAGCACCATGATTGCCAGCGTATTCGAGGCCTGGGAGAGATTCTGAATTATCTTTAG